A stretch of Gemmatimonas aurantiaca T-27 DNA encodes these proteins:
- the hutU gene encoding urocanate hydratase, whose protein sequence is MSPLSSAASPSAGARPVRAPRGSTLRCRGWEQEAALRMLMNNLDAEVAERPDDLVVYGGTGRAARSWEAFDAIVRTLETLADDETLLVQSGKPAAVFRTHADAPRVLIANSNLVGRWATWDEFRRLEKLGLTMYGQMTAGSWIYIGSQGIVQGTYETFGAVAAKHFGGTLEGRLVVTAGLGGMGGAQPLAAAMHGAAVLGVEIDPTRIAKRIETRYCDRETTSLDEALAWLRDAQAQRVGLSVALLGNAADVLPELVRRGITPDVVTDQTSAHDMLVGYLPQGLSLADAAALRTAQPQEYMARATASVVEHVRAMRTMQDRGAIAFDYGNNIRTVAFDAGVDDAFRIPGFVPEYIRPLFCEGKGPFRWVALSGDPADIARTDELVLELFPEDQQLKRWITLARERIAFQGLPARICWLGQGDRARFALALNDLVARGEVSAPIVIGRDHLDTGSVASPFRETEAMKDGSDAIADWAILNALLNVASGSSWVSFHHGGGVGIGNSLHAGQVIVADGSERMRRRLERVLTNDPGIGVARHADAGYDIAIETAAREGIKLPMRGG, encoded by the coding sequence ATGAGCCCGTTGTCATCTGCTGCTTCGCCGTCCGCCGGTGCCCGTCCGGTGCGTGCCCCCCGCGGTAGCACCCTGCGCTGTCGTGGATGGGAGCAGGAAGCCGCGTTGCGCATGTTGATGAACAATCTCGATGCCGAGGTTGCCGAACGTCCCGATGATCTGGTCGTGTACGGCGGTACCGGCCGAGCGGCGCGCTCATGGGAAGCGTTCGATGCCATCGTGCGCACGCTGGAAACGTTGGCGGACGACGAAACCCTGCTGGTCCAGAGCGGCAAACCGGCAGCGGTGTTTCGCACGCATGCGGACGCGCCACGGGTGTTGATCGCCAACTCGAATCTCGTGGGACGTTGGGCGACGTGGGATGAGTTTCGTCGCCTCGAGAAGCTGGGCCTGACCATGTACGGGCAGATGACGGCCGGTTCGTGGATCTACATCGGCAGTCAGGGCATCGTGCAGGGCACTTACGAAACGTTTGGTGCGGTGGCCGCCAAGCACTTCGGAGGCACCCTCGAAGGGCGACTGGTGGTGACGGCCGGTCTCGGTGGTATGGGTGGCGCGCAGCCACTCGCGGCGGCCATGCACGGCGCGGCGGTGTTGGGGGTGGAGATCGATCCCACGCGCATCGCCAAACGCATCGAGACCCGCTACTGCGATCGGGAGACCACCTCCCTCGACGAAGCCCTGGCATGGTTGCGCGATGCGCAGGCCCAGCGGGTCGGGCTCTCCGTGGCGTTGCTCGGCAATGCCGCCGATGTCCTGCCGGAACTGGTGCGCCGCGGCATCACGCCAGACGTCGTCACTGATCAAACCAGCGCGCATGACATGCTGGTGGGATATCTGCCGCAGGGGCTGAGTCTTGCGGACGCAGCGGCGTTGCGGACTGCACAGCCGCAGGAGTACATGGCGCGGGCGACCGCCAGCGTGGTGGAACATGTGCGAGCCATGCGCACCATGCAGGATCGTGGCGCGATCGCATTCGACTACGGCAACAACATCCGTACGGTCGCATTCGACGCCGGTGTGGACGATGCGTTCCGTATTCCCGGGTTTGTGCCCGAATACATCCGTCCGTTGTTCTGCGAAGGCAAGGGGCCGTTCCGGTGGGTGGCGCTGTCGGGTGATCCGGCCGATATCGCACGGACCGACGAACTGGTGCTCGAACTCTTTCCGGAAGATCAGCAACTCAAGCGCTGGATCACGCTGGCGCGCGAGCGCATCGCGTTTCAGGGACTGCCGGCGCGTATCTGTTGGCTGGGGCAGGGCGATCGTGCCCGCTTCGCGCTGGCGCTCAACGATCTCGTCGCGCGTGGTGAAGTGTCGGCACCCATTGTCATCGGCCGCGATCATCTCGATACCGGCAGTGTGGCATCACCGTTCCGCGAAACCGAAGCCATGAAAGACGGCAGTGATGCCATTGCCGACTGGGCCATTCTCAACGCGCTGCTGAACGTGGCGAGCGGGTCGAGCTGGGTGTCGTTCCATCATGGCGGCGGGGTCGGTATCGGCAATTCGCTGCACGCCGGACAGGTGATTGTAGCGGATGGTAGCGAGCGCATGCGCCGTCGCCTCGAACGGGTGCTCACGAACGATCCGGGGATCGGTGTAGCCCGTCATGCCGACGCGGGATACGACATTGCCATCGAGACCGCCGCGCGCGAAGGCATCAAACTCCCCATGCGGGGCGGTTGA
- the hutH gene encoding histidine ammonia-lyase: MLQLDGRSLRIADVLAVADHRMPVGLAADARARMEATRRVVQAAVDHGAPVYGVNTGFGKLSEVTIATPQLAALQRNLVRSHAAGVGDALPEREVRAMMLLRANVLATGYAGARASVVERLLDMLNAGVWAVVPEQGSVGASGDLAPLAHLALALIGEGPARLGDREGPSAELLQVVGLEPVVLEAKEGLALINGTQAHTAVASLAAAELTSLWRVAHVATAMSLEALLGTPDAFDVRIQNARGQIGQAESAALLRTLLMPSEIRESHRHGDPRVQDAYALRCVPQVHGPALDTLRFARGIIDRELNAATDNPLVLDTGELLSGGNFHGQAVGMVSDFLAIICANLAVISERRTDRLVHPDFNQGLPPFLAASPGLESGHMMTQVSAAALASECKALAHPHSVDSIPTDGNKEDVVPMAMGAATRLRRSVRNLRHVLAIELICAAEGLEHRRPLRSSDAVEQAHALVRQHVARSDGDRPPGPDITRLANAIASGAFDDLTSSVVI, translated from the coding sequence GTGCTGCAACTCGATGGTCGTTCCCTGCGCATCGCCGATGTGCTGGCGGTGGCAGATCACCGGATGCCCGTTGGCCTCGCGGCCGATGCGCGTGCGCGCATGGAGGCCACACGCCGAGTCGTCCAGGCGGCGGTCGACCACGGCGCGCCGGTGTACGGCGTCAACACGGGCTTCGGCAAACTGTCCGAAGTGACCATCGCGACCCCGCAGCTTGCTGCGCTGCAGCGCAATCTGGTGCGCAGCCACGCAGCCGGAGTCGGCGATGCACTGCCCGAGCGGGAGGTCCGCGCCATGATGCTGCTGCGGGCCAATGTGCTCGCCACGGGCTATGCGGGCGCGCGGGCGTCCGTGGTGGAGCGGTTGCTCGACATGCTCAATGCCGGCGTCTGGGCCGTGGTACCGGAGCAGGGCAGTGTGGGCGCGAGCGGTGATCTGGCCCCACTCGCGCACCTGGCCCTGGCGCTGATCGGTGAAGGCCCCGCACGTCTGGGTGATCGCGAAGGACCGTCGGCCGAACTGCTGCAGGTGGTGGGTCTGGAGCCGGTGGTGCTGGAGGCCAAGGAAGGTTTGGCGCTCATCAACGGCACCCAGGCCCACACGGCCGTGGCCTCATTGGCGGCGGCGGAGCTGACGTCGTTGTGGCGAGTCGCGCATGTCGCCACGGCCATGAGTCTCGAAGCTTTGCTCGGCACCCCTGACGCGTTCGATGTGCGCATCCAGAACGCACGCGGACAGATCGGACAGGCAGAGTCGGCGGCGCTGCTGCGCACGTTGCTCATGCCCAGTGAGATTCGGGAGTCGCATCGCCACGGTGATCCCCGCGTGCAGGACGCCTACGCGCTGCGCTGTGTGCCGCAGGTGCATGGACCGGCGCTGGATACGCTGCGCTTTGCCCGTGGTATCATCGACCGTGAACTCAATGCGGCGACCGACAATCCACTCGTGCTCGACACGGGGGAGTTGTTGAGCGGTGGCAATTTTCATGGACAGGCCGTCGGCATGGTGAGCGACTTCCTGGCCATCATTTGCGCCAATCTGGCCGTGATCAGTGAGCGCCGCACGGATCGCCTCGTGCACCCCGATTTCAACCAGGGGTTGCCGCCGTTCCTTGCCGCATCACCGGGGCTCGAATCCGGGCACATGATGACGCAGGTGAGCGCCGCAGCACTGGCCAGCGAGTGCAAGGCCCTGGCTCATCCACACAGCGTCGACTCCATTCCCACCGACGGCAACAAGGAAGACGTGGTGCCGATGGCCATGGGTGCGGCGACCCGTCTGCGCCGTTCGGTGCGCAATCTGCGTCACGTGCTCGCCATCGAACTGATCTGCGCGGCGGAAGGGCTGGAGCATCGGCGCCCGCTGCGCAGCAGTGACGCGGTGGAACAGGCCCACGCCCTCGTGCGCCAGCATGTGGCACGCTCCGACGGCGACCGCCCGCCCGGTCCCGACATCACCCGCCTCGCGAACGCCATCGCGTCAGGCGCCTTCGATGACCTTACCAGTTCGGTTGTGATATGA
- a CDS encoding putative LPS assembly protein LptD: protein MIGLAGWTSRQTVLLRRLTAVVAVTMGVPLGDAVAQPRPTGQPPVRPAQPGTRRDSAVADSLRGLSKDRKVFEWATPDSIMRQLLDKMGYKKVQYQGDTVQFNAQTRILTLQGKPSGVQRDETMLVGDSITYNDSTKKVVALGDSVLLRDPTQADADDFIANGRIEYDLNSKQGFTGAFSTSVTSGQRLYLSAQRSALVSDTVVAGRHIVFAKNGSFTYCDHTEPHFHFTTGEMKFISQNVMVARPGVLYIGEVPVFWIPFFFQDIRSGRRSGLLTPNFGMAELFRNSPSYRRSVQNIGYFLAINDFMNFETSFDWRSGARSSDTDPGFIRGNAELRYKWLDRFVTGEFASSYMGLRNGTTNTSYTWNHNQDFSRDTRLTARLNWVQNTMIQRATTVNPVAANATIRSQLNYQTKIGPAQINVGGSRVQYPGRTQVDMDFPSINVTTGSLEAGPATWTPSMRLAISGQSRIDQGLQFPFVYNPRSDGGIDSTRFNASRRNTQFQFDTPIKLWDFQWQNSFTMNEQFRDFPEQREIVGVRDTSQRVTRIFAKTFETNFDWQTSFNLPRFFQGSWNVSPSVTLANVENGAGMFMRTERSGGKWVQQSKRLNYTVSASPTLYAMLPGLGPIARLRHSITPGISYSYSPQASVSDEFLQAMGRSRVGYVGALKQNRVGLSLATNLEAKLRPPADSVDAGEGAGRKIKLLSLNFSSLSYDFVRADTLGNGIAERTFTIGGRTDLLPGFDFRTSYDLFLGDMQSDTVTFDPYRTDFGVTFSLDGKSGLVALVGRLFGRKATLDTDSTTAANRQNTNDQTVDRQSRNMNAAGGGNMRGMQMALPTGQGWNLNIQYNAARQRPPRGGTQIINNPESLCEAQRLQGVLAYDLCVQNALSAPPTGANSGQSAIGAPIFIQPPTQNVNATMSFNITQNWAAQWTTQYDVVRSRFSSQQIGLQRAMHDWNAVFAFSQTPSGTFAFNFFIALKAQPELKFNYDRQTYRSNNF from the coding sequence GTGATCGGATTGGCCGGTTGGACGTCTCGTCAGACCGTACTGCTGCGACGCCTGACGGCCGTGGTGGCGGTGACGATGGGTGTGCCGTTGGGTGACGCCGTGGCCCAGCCGCGACCGACCGGTCAGCCGCCGGTGCGTCCGGCCCAGCCAGGAACGCGCCGCGACAGCGCGGTGGCCGACAGCCTGCGCGGCCTGAGCAAGGATCGTAAGGTGTTCGAGTGGGCTACGCCTGACTCCATCATGCGCCAGTTGCTCGACAAGATGGGGTACAAGAAGGTGCAGTATCAGGGTGACACCGTGCAGTTCAATGCCCAGACCCGCATCCTCACGCTGCAGGGCAAGCCGTCCGGCGTACAGCGCGATGAAACGATGCTGGTCGGCGATTCGATCACGTACAACGACTCCACCAAGAAGGTGGTGGCGCTGGGCGATTCGGTGCTGCTCCGCGATCCCACGCAGGCCGACGCCGATGACTTCATCGCCAATGGCCGCATCGAGTACGACCTGAATTCCAAGCAGGGTTTCACCGGCGCATTTTCCACGTCGGTCACATCAGGGCAGCGGTTGTATCTCAGCGCCCAGCGCAGTGCCCTGGTGAGTGACACCGTGGTGGCCGGGCGGCACATCGTGTTCGCCAAAAACGGGTCGTTCACCTACTGCGATCACACCGAGCCCCATTTCCACTTCACGACGGGCGAGATGAAGTTCATTTCGCAGAACGTGATGGTGGCCCGTCCCGGTGTGCTCTATATCGGTGAAGTGCCGGTGTTCTGGATTCCGTTCTTCTTCCAGGACATTCGCTCCGGGCGTCGCAGCGGTCTGTTGACACCGAACTTCGGCATGGCCGAACTGTTCCGGAACAGCCCGTCCTACCGACGCAGTGTGCAGAACATCGGCTACTTCCTGGCCATCAACGACTTCATGAATTTCGAAACGTCGTTCGATTGGCGCAGCGGAGCGCGCAGCTCAGACACCGACCCGGGGTTCATTCGCGGCAACGCCGAGTTGCGATACAAGTGGCTCGATCGCTTCGTGACCGGTGAATTTGCGTCGAGCTACATGGGGCTCCGCAACGGGACGACCAACACGTCCTATACGTGGAATCACAACCAGGACTTTTCGCGGGACACCCGTCTGACGGCCCGTCTGAACTGGGTGCAGAACACGATGATCCAGCGCGCGACCACCGTGAATCCGGTCGCCGCCAATGCCACGATCCGCTCGCAGCTCAACTACCAGACCAAGATCGGGCCGGCGCAGATCAATGTCGGTGGTTCACGGGTGCAGTATCCCGGGCGCACGCAGGTGGACATGGACTTCCCATCCATCAACGTGACGACGGGTTCGCTCGAAGCCGGACCGGCCACCTGGACCCCGTCCATGCGCCTGGCCATCTCGGGACAGAGTCGCATCGATCAGGGATTGCAGTTCCCCTTCGTGTACAATCCGCGGTCCGACGGTGGTATCGACAGCACGCGATTCAACGCGAGCCGGCGCAACACGCAGTTTCAGTTCGATACGCCGATCAAGCTGTGGGACTTTCAGTGGCAGAACTCGTTCACGATGAACGAGCAGTTCCGGGATTTCCCGGAGCAGCGTGAAATCGTCGGGGTGCGGGACACGTCACAGCGTGTGACCCGCATTTTCGCGAAGACTTTCGAAACGAACTTTGATTGGCAGACGTCGTTCAACCTGCCGCGTTTCTTCCAAGGTTCGTGGAACGTTTCTCCCTCCGTGACGCTGGCCAACGTGGAAAACGGGGCCGGCATGTTCATGCGGACGGAGCGGAGCGGCGGCAAGTGGGTGCAGCAGAGCAAGCGCCTCAACTACACGGTGTCGGCGTCGCCGACGCTGTATGCCATGTTGCCGGGCCTCGGACCGATTGCCCGGCTGCGTCACTCCATCACGCCTGGCATCAGCTATTCGTACTCCCCGCAAGCCTCGGTGTCCGATGAGTTTCTGCAGGCGATGGGTCGCTCGCGGGTGGGGTATGTGGGCGCACTCAAGCAGAACCGGGTCGGTCTGAGCCTCGCCACCAACCTCGAAGCCAAGCTGCGCCCGCCCGCCGATTCGGTGGATGCCGGCGAGGGGGCTGGTCGCAAGATCAAGTTGCTCTCGCTCAACTTCTCCTCGTTGTCGTACGACTTTGTACGCGCCGATACCCTCGGCAATGGCATCGCGGAACGTACGTTCACCATCGGTGGTCGCACCGACCTGTTGCCGGGCTTCGACTTCCGTACGTCGTATGACCTGTTTCTCGGTGACATGCAGTCGGATACGGTGACCTTCGACCCGTATCGTACCGACTTCGGCGTCACCTTCTCGCTCGATGGGAAGTCGGGTCTGGTGGCGTTGGTAGGACGCCTGTTCGGACGCAAGGCGACGCTCGACACCGACAGTACGACCGCAGCCAATCGGCAGAATACCAACGACCAGACCGTCGACCGGCAGTCGCGCAATATGAATGCGGCCGGTGGTGGCAACATGCGTGGCATGCAGATGGCGCTTCCAACCGGACAGGGTTGGAATCTGAACATTCAGTACAACGCCGCGCGTCAGCGCCCCCCCCGTGGCGGCACACAGATCATCAACAATCCCGAATCGCTGTGTGAGGCTCAGCGACTGCAAGGTGTGTTGGCGTACGATCTGTGCGTTCAGAACGCGCTGAGTGCGCCCCCCACCGGCGCCAACAGTGGGCAGAGTGCCATCGGTGCGCCGATCTTCATTCAGCCACCCACCCAGAACGTGAATGCGACCATGTCGTTCAACATCACGCAGAACTGGGCGGCACAGTGGACCACCCAGTACGACGTGGTGCGTTCGCGCTTCTCGAGTCAGCAGATCGGGCTCCAGCGCGCGATGCATGACTGGAACGCCGTGTTCGCGTTCTCGCAGACCCCCAGTGGGACCTTCGCCTTCAATTTCTTCATCGCGCTGAAGGCGCAGCCCGAGCTCAAGTTCAATTACGACCGCCAGACTTATCGGTCGAACAACTTTTGA
- the tatC gene encoding twin-arginine translocase subunit TatC: MAGSTPGEMPFLEHLEELRWRLFKCAVAIAIGVIGAFSLLYTKRIDIVGILAQPIQPYLRQPLMVTHVGDLFDIVMNASITLGVIAASPVVVWQVWGFLSPALYGHEKKVVIPALVAAALLFLAGMALAFEYVLPVTLAFYASFESESVNTMQTVDGYMSFVTAMCLAFGAIFELPVVIALLSALGIVQPEYLSRFRRHAVVGCLIAAALITPGSDPTSLLLLTIPLYMLYEASITVSRFIARRRERRLAVEVA, translated from the coding sequence ATGGCAGGGAGTACACCGGGGGAAATGCCGTTTCTCGAGCACCTCGAGGAACTGCGTTGGCGGTTGTTCAAGTGCGCCGTCGCCATCGCCATCGGCGTGATAGGCGCGTTCTCGTTGCTCTATACCAAGCGCATCGACATCGTCGGTATCCTCGCCCAGCCGATTCAGCCGTATTTGCGGCAGCCGCTGATGGTCACGCACGTGGGTGACCTGTTTGACATTGTGATGAACGCGTCGATCACCCTTGGGGTGATTGCCGCATCGCCGGTTGTGGTGTGGCAGGTGTGGGGATTCCTTTCCCCAGCGCTCTACGGGCACGAGAAGAAGGTGGTGATCCCCGCGCTGGTGGCGGCGGCACTGCTGTTTCTCGCCGGTATGGCGCTCGCGTTCGAGTACGTGCTGCCGGTCACGCTGGCGTTTTATGCGAGCTTCGAGAGTGAATCGGTGAACACGATGCAGACGGTGGACGGCTATATGTCGTTTGTCACCGCGATGTGTCTGGCGTTCGGAGCGATCTTCGAGTTGCCGGTGGTCATCGCGCTGCTGTCAGCCCTTGGGATCGTGCAACCGGAATACCTGTCGCGATTTCGTCGCCATGCCGTGGTCGGCTGCCTGATCGCTGCTGCCCTCATCACGCCAGGCAGTGACCCCACGTCGCTGCTGTTGCTCACGATTCCGCTGTACATGTTGTATGAAGCTTCCATCACGGTCTCGCGCTTCATCGCGCGCCGCCGTGAGCGCCGCTTGGCGGTCGAGGTCGCGTGA
- the ybgF gene encoding tol-pal system protein YbgF: protein MRSHRVWRLVPLVALLATGGCFATRGDVRIVQNDVLTLRSEMLRQQQQHQESLTQTMRLLQVASDSLSRVGARTVSIQGDVRGEMRAIREQLLQVQTLLGQSQATIGRLRAELEARNNAAPAPALPPTGQPSGPPTASGSPRNPPAATPAPVDTAAMPPTGPGPNQLFTNGMDQLNRGSTSTARTLFQELITTYPTSDYVPDAQYWIAESLAKENNLAAADAAYAAVVSAHPTSAKAPTALYKRAQLLLRQNNATQAKQLFEQVIAKYPRSNEAALAEETLKTLR, encoded by the coding sequence ATGCGTTCCCACCGTGTGTGGCGGCTGGTTCCCCTCGTGGCCTTATTGGCCACGGGGGGCTGCTTTGCCACGCGAGGCGATGTGCGCATCGTGCAGAACGATGTGCTGACGTTACGCAGTGAAATGCTCCGACAGCAGCAACAGCACCAGGAGTCGCTCACGCAGACGATGCGTCTGCTGCAGGTGGCCAGCGACTCGCTGTCCCGCGTCGGTGCCCGGACGGTGAGCATTCAGGGAGATGTGCGCGGCGAAATGCGCGCCATCCGCGAGCAATTGCTGCAGGTGCAGACGCTGTTGGGACAAAGCCAGGCAACCATCGGTCGATTGCGCGCCGAGCTCGAGGCCCGCAACAACGCGGCTCCAGCCCCGGCGCTGCCCCCCACCGGTCAGCCAAGTGGCCCGCCAACCGCGTCGGGTAGTCCACGGAATCCCCCGGCCGCGACGCCGGCCCCCGTGGATACCGCGGCGATGCCCCCGACGGGCCCAGGCCCCAATCAACTGTTCACGAACGGCATGGATCAGTTGAACCGCGGGAGCACGTCTACGGCGCGTACGCTGTTTCAGGAGTTGATCACCACCTATCCGACGTCGGACTACGTGCCGGATGCGCAGTACTGGATCGCGGAATCGCTGGCCAAGGAGAACAACCTGGCAGCAGCGGACGCGGCCTACGCGGCGGTGGTAAGCGCCCATCCCACGTCGGCCAAGGCGCCGACGGCATTGTACAAGCGCGCACAGTTGTTGCTGCGCCAGAACAATGCGACCCAGGCGAAGCAGTTGTTCGAGCAGGTCATCGCGAAGTACCCGCGCAGCAATGAAGCGGCGCTGGCGGAAGAGACCCTCAAGACGCTGCGCTGA
- the pal gene encoding peptidoglycan-associated lipoprotein Pal, which translates to MMRVSRVLTVLVSTTLVLGACKKKQPPAPAPIPAPVPTNEAPVRTTPAPTPVDTMEAYRSKIAEARARLLETIYFEYDADELRDEARASLDAKLAILNANPGLRIRIAGHCDERGSDEYNIALGRRRSEAAKRYLTDRGVDASRIETSSFGRERPAVSGTSEESWSKNRRDEFEIAAGGDQLRPAP; encoded by the coding sequence ATGATGCGTGTCTCTCGTGTGTTGACGGTCCTGGTGTCCACGACGCTCGTACTCGGTGCGTGCAAAAAGAAGCAGCCGCCCGCGCCGGCGCCCATCCCAGCTCCGGTTCCCACGAATGAGGCACCGGTGCGCACGACGCCCGCGCCGACGCCGGTCGACACGATGGAGGCGTATCGCTCCAAGATCGCCGAAGCGCGTGCGCGCCTGCTGGAGACGATCTACTTCGAGTACGATGCCGATGAGTTGCGCGATGAAGCCCGTGCATCGCTCGACGCCAAGCTCGCCATCCTCAATGCGAACCCGGGGCTGCGTATCCGCATCGCCGGTCATTGCGACGAGCGTGGCAGCGACGAGTACAACATTGCGCTCGGCCGTCGTCGGTCCGAAGCGGCCAAGCGGTACCTGACCGATCGTGGTGTGGATGCCTCGCGCATCGAAACGTCTTCGTTCGGGCGGGAGCGTCCGGCGGTGTCGGGCACGTCGGAAGAGTCGTGGTCGAAGAACCGTCGCGATGAATTCGAGATCGCCGCGGGCGGCGACCAGTTGCGTCCCGCGCCGTGA
- a CDS encoding PD40 domain-containing protein: MPHRLLRLLFARPAAPARATLGMFAAIATLAAAAVPRVAAAQEKGVSLSIQYRPGQKTTLIVLPIAGANGDSIARMVSRDLDFSDRFTIVSSSSAPAVNGAINYALFTKLGVDGIVQATLLPSGWVRVALHDVGLKNVKNSRDFPLPTPALSATWRLAVHGVSDGVEEWITGARGIAQTRVAFTRGGRVWTIDSDGANVTAVTPSGMSPQWLPSGRGIVYSVLDGVRNPIMLTDLSTGAQRVLASAQGVEHTTPIVSPDGRTVVYARGSDTGTDLYQQSMDGGTPRRITVGRGRASAQASFSPDGQRLAFMSDRSGHPEVYISDLDGTNTELLTAAAFGDRDYRAGPDWSPDGRLVAFQSRNGGTFQIMTINLRDQSVKQVTNDGRNDDPSWAPDSRHVVFTSTRSGTRQLWIVDTETGRTRQLTFGPETRLSAWSPRLLAQ; this comes from the coding sequence ATGCCACATCGTCTTCTTCGCCTGCTTTTTGCGCGGCCCGCTGCTCCAGCCCGGGCAACGCTGGGCATGTTCGCCGCCATCGCGACCCTTGCCGCGGCCGCCGTGCCGCGTGTCGCGGCAGCGCAGGAGAAGGGGGTGAGTCTGTCCATCCAATACCGTCCAGGACAGAAGACCACGTTGATCGTGTTGCCGATCGCCGGGGCCAATGGGGATTCCATCGCCCGCATGGTGAGCCGTGATCTCGACTTCAGCGATCGGTTCACGATCGTGTCATCGAGCAGCGCGCCGGCCGTGAACGGAGCGATCAACTATGCGCTGTTCACCAAGCTCGGCGTGGACGGGATCGTGCAGGCCACGTTGCTGCCGTCAGGCTGGGTGCGGGTGGCGTTGCATGATGTGGGCCTCAAGAACGTGAAGAACAGCCGTGATTTTCCACTACCCACGCCGGCGCTGTCCGCGACGTGGCGTCTGGCGGTGCACGGGGTGTCGGATGGCGTGGAGGAGTGGATCACCGGTGCGCGCGGCATTGCGCAGACGCGGGTGGCCTTCACACGCGGCGGCCGGGTGTGGACAATTGACAGCGATGGCGCAAATGTGACCGCCGTGACGCCCAGTGGCATGTCGCCGCAGTGGTTGCCGAGTGGTCGTGGCATCGTGTACAGCGTGCTCGATGGCGTGCGGAATCCGATCATGCTCACCGATTTGTCCACGGGCGCGCAGCGTGTGCTGGCGAGTGCGCAGGGTGTGGAACACACGACGCCGATCGTGTCGCCTGACGGACGCACCGTGGTGTATGCACGGGGTTCGGATACTGGAACGGATTTGTATCAGCAGTCGATGGACGGTGGGACACCGCGTCGCATCACCGTGGGGCGTGGCCGCGCGAGTGCGCAGGCGAGCTTCAGCCCAGATGGTCAGCGTTTGGCATTCATGTCTGATCGCTCAGGGCATCCGGAAGTGTATATTAGTGATCTGGACGGCACGAATACTGAATTGCTGACGGCGGCGGCATTCGGTGATCGGGACTATCGCGCGGGACCGGATTGGTCTCCCGACGGTCGTCTCGTAGCCTTCCAGTCGCGCAACGGTGGCACGTTTCAGATCATGACCATCAATCTGCGCGATCAGTCGGTGAAGCAGGTGACAAACGATGGCCGTAACGATGACCCATCATGGGCACCGGATTCACGGCATGTGGTATTCACATCGACACGCAGCGGGACGCGTCAATTGTGGATTGTGGATACGGAGACCGGGCGCACGCGACAGCTCACGTTCGGTCCGGAAACTCGTTTGTCAGCCTGGTCGCCCCGACTGCTCGCGCAGTAA